A genomic stretch from Theobroma cacao cultivar B97-61/B2 chromosome 4, Criollo_cocoa_genome_V2, whole genome shotgun sequence includes:
- the LOC18602225 gene encoding uncharacterized protein LOC18602225 isoform X1 encodes MRRSTRKSSMGLGLGVEEPLNSNSIGSFRTRFSLSSFVKWVEKLTDDQRNAVKKVGFGNLLLIPNQMLSKNLLVELMERWHSEERGFMLLPGILKITLMDVALILGICVIGDPILLREDEAFSDLESDYGAALWKRKITVASLESRLDSLGEAVNEDFVRTFILFMFGTLLFPNANGKVDSRYLSFLKNLDDIGHFAWGAAVLEDIFMWLNKRKESNVQYVGGCLILLQIWSYEHIDLARPDLIDSYLTFPRACRWENSRSHQRQWFTAKFRELQDHQITWQLQPTSEELEFDIINELLEVESSSIDNPSDSGSVISVVGLQIESDVHHSTKVQVQQGKKVSLMKQSKLSRFFPELQTMGFPSKSCPLELHKEHVELSSQCQNSEKLTGGKVVGLHLESDVTNTSKLQVQKGQEVHLKQSTASQQKAEVQIEKMEFPSTSCASELQKEFIELSSQCQNSEKLTVSGNVVGLHLESDVTTTSNAQVQEGQEVHLKHSTVSIPEVQTEVVAFPSPSCVSKLHKECGELPSQCQNSEKFMSGNEDELIKRNRVLEVQNMELRKEIEDLKVENRQLKMYFSSTNDLVTRLEGLVMDETYSS; translated from the exons ATGAGGAGATCAACGAGGAAATCTTCCATGGGATTAGGATTAGGGGTAGAAGAACCCCTCAATTCAAATTCG ATTGGGAGTTTTCGCACAAGATTTTCCTTGTCATCATTTGTTAAGTGGGTGGAGAAACTCACCGATGATCAAAGAAATGCAGTAAAGAAAGTGGGTTTTGGCAATTTGCTTCTCATACCAAATCAGATGCTGAGCAAGAATTTGCTAGTAGAATTGATGGAGAGATGGCATTCTGAGGAACGTGGTTTTATGCTGCTTCCTGGTATCCTCAAAATTACACTGATGGATGTTGCTTTAATTTTGGGAATATGTGTGATTGGTGATCCTATACTCCTTAGAGAGGATGAAGCTTTTTCTGATCTGGAAAGTGATTATGGAGCTGCTTTGTGGAAGAGAAAGATCACAGTTGCATCACTTGAAAGTAGACTTGATTCACTTGGAGAAGCAGTTAATGAAGACTTTGTTCGGACATTCATACTCTTCATGTTTGGCACTCTGCTTTTTCCAAATGCAAATGGAAAAGTGGATTCTCgttatctttcttttcttaaaaatttggatGATATTGGTCACTTTGCATGGGGTGCAGCTGTTCTAGAGGACATATTCATGTggttgaacaaaagaaaagagtcaAATGTGCAATATGTCGGAGGTTGTCTTATACTTCTTCAA ATATGGTCTTATGAGCACATTGACCTGGCCCGACCAGACTTGATAGATAGCTACTTGACCTTTCCCCGTGCATGCCGATGGGAAAATAGTAGGTCTCATCAGAGACAATGGTTCACTGCAAAATTTAGGGAATTGCAGGATCATCAG ATAACATGGCAGCTACAACCAACTTCTGAGGAGTTAGAATTTGATATTATCAATGAGTTATTGGAGGTCGAGAGTTCCAGTATAGACAACCCTTCAGATAGCGGTTCAGTTATTAGT GTTGTTGGACTTCAAATAGAATCAGATGTGCATCATTCCACTAAAGTACAAGTACAACAGGGAAAAAAGGTCAGTTTGATGAAGCAGTCAAAACTGTCACGGTTTTTTCCGGAGCTGCAAACTATGGGCTTTCCATCAAAGTCATGTCCTTTGGAATTACACAAGGAACATGTGGAGCTATCATCACAGTGCCAGAACTCAGAGAAATTGACTGGAGGCAAG GTTGTTGGACTTCACCTAGAATCAGATGTGACTAATACCAGTAAGTTACAAGTACAAAAGGGACAAGAGGTCCATTTGAAGCAGTCAACGGCATCTCAACAGAAAGCAGAAGTGCAAATAGAGAAAATGGAATTTCCATCTACTTCATGTGCTTCCGAATTACAGAAGGAGTTTATCGAGCTATCATCACAGTGCCAGAACTCAGAGAAATTGACTGTTAGTGGCAAT GTCGTTGGACTTCACCTAGAATCAGATGTGACTACTACTAGTAATGCACAAGTACAAGAGGGACAAGAGGtccatttgaagcattcaaCAGTATCAATACCAGAAGTGCAAACAGAGGTTGTGGCTTTTCCATCACCCTCATGCGTTTCCAAATTGCACAAGGAGTGTGGAGAGCTACCATCACAGTGCCAGAACTCAGAGAAATTTATGAGCGGCAAT GAAGATGAATTGATTAAGAGAAATCGGGTATTGGAAGTTCAAAATATGGAATTGAGGAAAGAGATAGAAGATTTAAAAGTGGAAAAcagacaattaaaaatgtatttcaGTTCCACAAATGATCTGGTGACTCGACTAGAAGGGCTTGTAATGGATGAGACATACTCATCATAG
- the LOC18602225 gene encoding uncharacterized protein LOC18602225 isoform X2, with product MRRSTRKSSMGLGLGVEEPLNSNSIGSFRTRFSLSSFVKWVEKLTDDQRNAVKKVGFGNLLLIPNQMLSKNLLVELMERWHSEERGFMLLPGILKITLMDVALILGICVIGDPILLREDEAFSDLESDYGAALWKRKITVASLESRLDSLGEAVNEDFVRTFILFMFGTLLFPNANGKVDSRYLSFLKNLDDIGHFAWGAAVLEDIFMWLNKRKESNVQYVGGCLILLQVVGLQIESDVHHSTKVQVQQGKKVSLMKQSKLSRFFPELQTMGFPSKSCPLELHKEHVELSSQCQNSEKLTGGKVVGLHLESDVTNTSKLQVQKGQEVHLKQSTASQQKAEVQIEKMEFPSTSCASELQKEFIELSSQCQNSEKLTVSGNVVGLHLESDVTTTSNAQVQEGQEVHLKHSTVSIPEVQTEVVAFPSPSCVSKLHKECGELPSQCQNSEKFMSGNEDELIKRNRVLEVQNMELRKEIEDLKVENRQLKMYFSSTNDLVTRLEGLVMDETYSS from the exons ATGAGGAGATCAACGAGGAAATCTTCCATGGGATTAGGATTAGGGGTAGAAGAACCCCTCAATTCAAATTCG ATTGGGAGTTTTCGCACAAGATTTTCCTTGTCATCATTTGTTAAGTGGGTGGAGAAACTCACCGATGATCAAAGAAATGCAGTAAAGAAAGTGGGTTTTGGCAATTTGCTTCTCATACCAAATCAGATGCTGAGCAAGAATTTGCTAGTAGAATTGATGGAGAGATGGCATTCTGAGGAACGTGGTTTTATGCTGCTTCCTGGTATCCTCAAAATTACACTGATGGATGTTGCTTTAATTTTGGGAATATGTGTGATTGGTGATCCTATACTCCTTAGAGAGGATGAAGCTTTTTCTGATCTGGAAAGTGATTATGGAGCTGCTTTGTGGAAGAGAAAGATCACAGTTGCATCACTTGAAAGTAGACTTGATTCACTTGGAGAAGCAGTTAATGAAGACTTTGTTCGGACATTCATACTCTTCATGTTTGGCACTCTGCTTTTTCCAAATGCAAATGGAAAAGTGGATTCTCgttatctttcttttcttaaaaatttggatGATATTGGTCACTTTGCATGGGGTGCAGCTGTTCTAGAGGACATATTCATGTggttgaacaaaagaaaagagtcaAATGTGCAATATGTCGGAGGTTGTCTTATACTTCTTCAA GTTGTTGGACTTCAAATAGAATCAGATGTGCATCATTCCACTAAAGTACAAGTACAACAGGGAAAAAAGGTCAGTTTGATGAAGCAGTCAAAACTGTCACGGTTTTTTCCGGAGCTGCAAACTATGGGCTTTCCATCAAAGTCATGTCCTTTGGAATTACACAAGGAACATGTGGAGCTATCATCACAGTGCCAGAACTCAGAGAAATTGACTGGAGGCAAG GTTGTTGGACTTCACCTAGAATCAGATGTGACTAATACCAGTAAGTTACAAGTACAAAAGGGACAAGAGGTCCATTTGAAGCAGTCAACGGCATCTCAACAGAAAGCAGAAGTGCAAATAGAGAAAATGGAATTTCCATCTACTTCATGTGCTTCCGAATTACAGAAGGAGTTTATCGAGCTATCATCACAGTGCCAGAACTCAGAGAAATTGACTGTTAGTGGCAAT GTCGTTGGACTTCACCTAGAATCAGATGTGACTACTACTAGTAATGCACAAGTACAAGAGGGACAAGAGGtccatttgaagcattcaaCAGTATCAATACCAGAAGTGCAAACAGAGGTTGTGGCTTTTCCATCACCCTCATGCGTTTCCAAATTGCACAAGGAGTGTGGAGAGCTACCATCACAGTGCCAGAACTCAGAGAAATTTATGAGCGGCAAT GAAGATGAATTGATTAAGAGAAATCGGGTATTGGAAGTTCAAAATATGGAATTGAGGAAAGAGATAGAAGATTTAAAAGTGGAAAAcagacaattaaaaatgtatttcaGTTCCACAAATGATCTGGTGACTCGACTAGAAGGGCTTGTAATGGATGAGACATACTCATCATAG
- the LOC18602226 gene encoding non-specific lipid-transfer protein 1: MASSGVLKLASLMLVVCMVVSATLQARAAVTCGDVVRTLTPCISYVRYGGPLPDNCCNGVKTLYGEAQTSADRQNVCKCIKSAVNGFSYSNFNLGLAAGLPGKCGLHLPYTISPSTDCNKVQ, translated from the exons ATGGCTAGTTCTGGAGTCCTGAAGTTGGCTTCCCTGATGCTCGTTGTGTGCATGGTGGTGAGTGCAACCCTGCAGGCGAGAGCAGCTGTGACGTGCGGCGACGTGGTGAGGACCTTAACCCCGTGCATTTCCTACGTACGATATGGCGGACCACTGCCAGACAATTGCTGCAATGGGGTCAAGACGCTCTATGGTGAGGCGCAGACCTCAGCTGACCGCCAGAATGTCTGCAAGTGTATCAAATCAGCTGTCAATGGATTCTCGTACTCGAACTTCAACCTTGGTCTAGCAGCCGGCCTCCCTGGCAAATGTGGTCTCCATCTTCCTTACACCATCAGCCCCTCCACCGACTGCAACAA GGTGCAGTGA